From a single Neosynechococcus sphagnicola sy1 genomic region:
- a CDS encoding PAS domain S-box protein: MVGFQRSIARFAGKFPLQAVLIVPFVLQIVAAVGLVGYLSFKNGQQVVNEMATQLSTAVGERVNQELNHYLAIPHQINQLNLEAIELGMLNLQDFETMGRFFWKQMQIFNVGYINFGNQQKEFSGVERLEDGTLQRIETTLKQGTAKAYYYTTDAQGRRTHLIQVDDHTGDIRQEGWYTAAVAAGHPVWSQIYQWQDKPEVLSISSSYPVYGKTGQLVGVIGVDLLLPKIGEMLRSLQISSHGRTFIVERNGFLVAGSSGHPVFSVDHGEAHRLLAIDSADPLTQATARYLVQQFGGLGAIQQSQQLTPRFAGGRQFVQVTPWQDQQGLDWLIVVVVPESDFMGHIYANTQVTIVLCGIAFMVAIAGGMITARWITQPILQLNATAKKIARREWHHPQPLERVDAVGELAQSFQEMAAQLQASFSQMTLLNRALSQSEHRLTQFLEALPIGVVVHGTEGQVTYCNQTAAHLLGLSVIPETIGADLADTYHLYRIGTDQLYPLEDLPALRALRGENVIIEDIEFRHDGRVIPFELRATPIRDATGEIIYAVVVFQDIRERKQTQRLLEDYNRTLANQIAHRTEALRQSENQFRSAFETAAIGMCLVSIDGKILRVNASVCQIVGYSASELLNLHFQDITHPGDREFATIPQQQLLAGAIHYFHIEQRYLHKSGQTVWVHLSVSLIRNSQQQPLYFIAQLQDISDAKYSEAERQRVEAERQLATVALQEAKEAAEAANHAKSEFLARMSHELRTPLNAVLGFAQLMQCEAILTPEQQEHLTIITRSGEHLLALINDVLEMSKIESGQITLNSTTFDLHHLLTSLQNMLQLKAEAKGLSLCVQRSPTVPQLIHTDEVKLRQVLINLLGNAIKFTTTGAVTLTVDCTVHPGKSPPHPLISFEITDSGMGISLQDLSTIFAPFVQADAGRQSQEGTGLGLAISQKFVQLMGGKIQVRSVLGVGTTFSFEIPVLIQPPAETALDVFPQGLPAVTSPTGTAASSLRLLLAEDNPVNQKLGLRMLEKLDYTADLAKNGLEVLSALAASPYDIILMDVQMPEMDGLEATRQIRQQQNPGQCPLIIALTANAMQEDRDRCFAAGMDDYLSKPLRMEALQQTLNRAVASLGSRPPASR; this comes from the coding sequence ATGGTCGGTTTTCAACGCTCCATTGCCAGGTTTGCTGGCAAGTTCCCCCTACAAGCGGTGCTGATCGTCCCCTTTGTACTGCAAATTGTCGCCGCAGTTGGCTTGGTGGGGTACCTGTCCTTTAAAAATGGGCAACAGGTGGTGAATGAAATGGCGACCCAGTTGAGTACTGCCGTTGGAGAACGGGTGAACCAAGAACTCAATCACTACCTGGCCATCCCCCATCAAATTAATCAACTCAATCTTGAGGCCATTGAACTGGGGATGTTAAACCTCCAAGACTTTGAAACCATGGGACGCTTCTTCTGGAAGCAGATGCAAATTTTCAATGTCGGCTATATCAACTTTGGAAATCAACAAAAAGAGTTTTCGGGCGTGGAACGCCTAGAGGATGGAACGTTGCAGCGGATTGAGACCACGCTGAAGCAAGGAACGGCTAAGGCTTACTATTACACCACCGATGCTCAGGGGCGAAGAACCCACCTGATTCAGGTTGATGATCACACCGGTGATATCCGCCAGGAAGGCTGGTACACGGCAGCCGTCGCTGCGGGTCACCCCGTCTGGAGTCAGATTTACCAGTGGCAGGATAAACCCGAAGTGCTCTCCATTTCATCCAGCTACCCTGTCTATGGCAAAACGGGGCAGTTGGTGGGTGTGATTGGCGTGGATCTACTCTTACCCAAGATCGGTGAAATGCTGCGGAGCTTGCAGATCAGTTCCCATGGTCGCACCTTTATAGTGGAGCGGAACGGTTTCCTGGTTGCTGGTTCCAGTGGGCACCCAGTCTTTAGTGTTGACCACGGAGAAGCCCACCGACTCTTAGCCATCGATAGCGCCGATCCCCTGACCCAAGCCACGGCTCGATACTTGGTGCAGCAGTTTGGCGGTCTCGGTGCCATTCAGCAGTCCCAGCAGCTGACCCCTCGTTTTGCCGGGGGGCGGCAGTTTGTGCAAGTGACCCCGTGGCAGGATCAGCAGGGACTGGACTGGCTGATTGTGGTGGTGGTTCCAGAGTCTGACTTCATGGGACATATCTATGCCAACACCCAAGTCACGATCGTGTTGTGCGGGATTGCCTTCATGGTCGCGATCGCAGGGGGGATGATAACAGCCCGGTGGATTACCCAGCCGATTTTACAACTGAATGCCACGGCCAAAAAAATTGCCCGAAGGGAATGGCATCATCCCCAACCCTTGGAGCGAGTCGATGCCGTGGGGGAGCTAGCCCAATCGTTTCAAGAGATGGCGGCCCAACTGCAAGCCTCGTTTTCCCAGATGACCTTGCTGAACCGCGCCCTCTCCCAGAGCGAACACCGGCTCACTCAATTTTTAGAAGCATTGCCCATAGGGGTTGTGGTTCATGGTACTGAGGGTCAAGTGACCTATTGCAATCAAACCGCCGCTCACTTGTTGGGCTTATCGGTGATTCCTGAGACGATCGGTGCAGACTTGGCTGATACCTACCACCTCTATCGCATCGGTACCGATCAGCTCTATCCCTTAGAAGACCTGCCAGCACTGCGGGCACTCCGGGGTGAAAACGTCATCATTGAGGACATTGAATTTCGCCATGATGGCCGGGTGATTCCCTTTGAACTGCGGGCAACTCCCATTCGTGATGCCACCGGAGAAATTATCTATGCGGTGGTGGTGTTTCAAGATATTCGTGAACGCAAACAGACCCAACGGCTGCTAGAAGACTATAATCGCACCCTGGCGAACCAAATCGCCCACCGGACAGAGGCGCTCCGCCAAAGTGAAAATCAGTTTAGAAGCGCCTTTGAGACAGCGGCGATTGGCATGTGTCTGGTTTCCATTGACGGGAAAATTTTGCGGGTTAATGCCTCGGTCTGTCAGATTGTCGGCTATTCGGCTTCAGAACTGTTGAATCTGCACTTCCAGGACATTACCCATCCAGGGGATCGAGAATTCGCGACGATCCCGCAGCAGCAACTTTTAGCGGGGGCGATTCACTACTTTCATATCGAGCAACGCTATCTCCACAAGTCGGGGCAGACGGTTTGGGTGCATCTCAGTGTCTCTCTGATTCGTAATTCCCAACAACAACCGTTGTACTTTATCGCCCAACTTCAGGACATCAGCGACGCAAAGTACTCTGAGGCCGAGCGCCAGCGTGTGGAAGCCGAACGACAATTAGCCACTGTTGCGCTCCAAGAGGCCAAAGAAGCTGCAGAAGCTGCCAACCATGCCAAAAGTGAATTTCTAGCGCGGATGAGCCATGAACTGCGCACCCCCCTGAACGCCGTACTGGGGTTTGCCCAGTTGATGCAATGCGAAGCCATTCTGACCCCGGAGCAGCAGGAGCATCTCACCATCATTACTCGCAGTGGGGAGCATTTGCTGGCCTTAATTAACGATGTCCTGGAAATGTCCAAAATTGAGTCAGGGCAAATTACGTTAAATTCAACGACCTTTGATTTGCACCACTTGCTCACCAGTTTGCAGAATATGTTGCAGCTCAAGGCAGAGGCTAAGGGTTTATCCCTCTGCGTCCAGCGATCGCCCACAGTCCCCCAGTTAATTCATACGGATGAGGTGAAATTACGTCAGGTGTTGATTAATCTGTTGGGCAATGCGATTAAATTTACCACCACAGGGGCAGTGACCCTAACAGTGGATTGCACTGTCCACCCTGGGAAGTCTCCCCCTCACCCCCTGATTAGCTTTGAGATCACAGACTCTGGAATGGGGATTAGCCTCCAGGATTTATCAACGATTTTCGCCCCCTTTGTCCAGGCAGATGCGGGCCGCCAATCCCAAGAAGGCACCGGGTTGGGGCTGGCCATTAGTCAAAAATTTGTCCAGTTGATGGGGGGCAAGATTCAAGTTCGTAGTGTCCTCGGGGTCGGGACCACCTTCTCCTTTGAGATTCCGGTACTGATCCAGCCCCCTGCTGAAACGGCTCTAGATGTCTTCCCCCAAGGTCTGCCTGCCGTCACCTCCCCAACGGGGACTGCTGCATCCAGCTTGCGACTGCTGCTCGCCGAGGATAATCCCGTAAATCAAAAACTGGGGCTACGAATGTTAGAGAAATTGGATTATACCGCAGATCTGGCAAAAAATGGACTCGAAGTACTCTCGGCCTTGGCGGCATCTCCCTACGACATCATTTTGATGGATGTACAAATGCCAGAAATGGATGGTCTAGAAGCGACGCGTCAAATCCGACAGCAGCAGAACCCTGGGCAGTGCCCTTTGATTATTGCCTTGACCGCTAATGCGATGCAGGAAGACCGCGATCGCTGTTTTGCTGCGGGGATGGATGACTATCTCAGTAAACCCCTGAGAATGGAGGCACTGCAACAGACCCTCAACCGTGCAGTGGCATCCCTAGGCAGTCGTCCCCCAGCTAGTCGTTAG
- a CDS encoding isochorismate synthase: MNISRMLDTTLQYLSGAMARIFGPTDDNYPATGVQPFEDKLRKRSRRRD; this comes from the coding sequence ATGAATATTTCTAGAATGCTTGACACAACCTTGCAGTATCTCTCAGGAGCCATGGCTCGGATATTTGGGCCAACGGACGATAACTACCCTGCCACGGGGGTGCAGCCCTTTGAAGATAAGCTCCGGAAGCGTTCTCGTCGTCGGGATTAG
- the secA gene encoding preprotein translocase subunit SecA: MLKTLLGDPNARKLKKYQPYVVDINLLEDEIQKLSEQELIGKTAEFKQRLEKGESLDDLLPEAFAVVREAGQRVLGMRHFDVQLLGGMVLHDGQIAEMKTGEGKTLVATLPAYLNALSGKGVHIVTVNDYLARRDAEWMGQVHRYLGLSVGLIQQGMGAMERERNYACDITYATNSELGFDYLRDNMATAMPDVVQRPFNFCIIDEVDSVLIDEARTPLIISGQLERPTEKYLRASEVAFLLKQEEHYEVDEKARNVLLTDEGFEAAEQSLGVQDLFDPKDPWAHYIFNAIKAKELFIKDVNYIIRNNEIVIVDEFTGRVMPGRRWSDGLHQAIEAKERVDIQNETQTLATITYQNFFLLYPKLGGMTGTAKTEEAEFEKIYKLEVTIIPTNRTTKRRDLSDVVYKTEEAKWRAVAQECSEMHELGRPVLVGTTSVEKSEVLSRLLAELDVPHNLLNAKPENVERESEIIAQAGRKGAVTIATNMAGRGTDIILGGNADYMARLKVREYFMPRIVQPEAEEGFSVLKVPGMGGSQGGQGFATDQKVKTWKASPQIFPTALVPDTEKLLKAAVDFAVKQYGERSLPELEAEDRVAVAAEKAPTTDPVIEKLREVYKCIHQEYETFTSQEHRDVVQLGGLHVIGTERHESRRIDNQLRGRSGRQGDPGTTKFFLSLQDNLLRIFGGDRVAGLMSAFRVEEDMPIESGMLTRSLEGAQKKVETYYYDIRKQVFEYDEVMNNQRRAIYAERRRVLEGQDLKEQVIKYAELTMDDIVEAYVNPDLPPEEWDLGNMVNKVKEFVYLLQDLEPDQMEDLNMSELKIFLHEQVRIAYDLKEAQVDQIQAGLMRQAERFFILQQIDTLWREHLQQMDALRDAVGLRGYGQKDPLIEYKSEGYELFLQMMTDIRRNVVYSLFQFEPQVQQPV, encoded by the coding sequence ATGCTGAAGACTCTGCTGGGTGATCCCAATGCCCGCAAACTCAAGAAATATCAGCCCTATGTGGTTGACATCAATCTCCTGGAAGACGAGATCCAGAAACTATCGGAACAGGAACTGATCGGCAAGACTGCGGAATTTAAGCAGCGTCTTGAGAAAGGAGAGTCTCTGGATGACCTCTTGCCAGAGGCCTTCGCCGTGGTTCGAGAAGCAGGGCAACGGGTATTGGGGATGCGGCACTTTGATGTGCAGTTGTTGGGGGGCATGGTGCTCCATGATGGGCAGATTGCTGAGATGAAAACTGGGGAAGGCAAAACCCTGGTGGCTACCCTACCTGCCTACTTGAATGCCCTATCCGGCAAAGGGGTTCACATTGTTACCGTCAATGACTACCTGGCTCGTCGGGATGCAGAGTGGATGGGACAGGTGCATCGCTATCTCGGACTCAGTGTGGGGCTGATTCAGCAGGGCATGGGGGCCATGGAACGGGAGCGAAATTATGCCTGTGACATTACCTACGCCACGAATAGTGAGTTGGGCTTCGACTATCTGCGGGATAATATGGCAACAGCCATGCCAGATGTCGTACAGCGGCCCTTCAATTTTTGCATTATTGATGAAGTTGATTCGGTGCTGATTGATGAAGCCCGGACACCGCTGATCATTTCCGGTCAGCTAGAGCGCCCCACGGAAAAATATTTGCGCGCCTCAGAAGTCGCCTTTTTGCTGAAGCAGGAAGAGCACTATGAGGTTGATGAAAAAGCGCGTAATGTATTACTCACCGATGAAGGCTTTGAGGCCGCCGAGCAATCCTTGGGGGTACAAGACCTGTTTGACCCTAAAGATCCGTGGGCACACTACATCTTTAACGCTATTAAAGCCAAGGAACTGTTCATTAAAGATGTGAACTACATCATCCGCAACAACGAGATTGTGATTGTGGATGAATTTACAGGACGAGTGATGCCAGGGCGGCGTTGGAGTGATGGCTTACACCAAGCAATTGAGGCCAAGGAACGGGTCGATATCCAGAATGAGACCCAAACCCTGGCAACGATTACCTATCAAAATTTCTTTCTGCTTTACCCCAAGCTGGGGGGAATGACGGGAACTGCTAAAACAGAAGAAGCAGAATTTGAAAAAATCTACAAACTAGAAGTTACTATTATCCCCACCAATCGAACCACCAAGCGCCGGGATCTCTCGGATGTGGTCTATAAAACGGAGGAGGCGAAGTGGCGGGCTGTGGCTCAAGAGTGTTCTGAAATGCACGAACTGGGTCGTCCGGTGCTGGTGGGAACCACCAGTGTCGAGAAATCGGAGGTACTGTCCCGTTTGTTAGCCGAATTGGATGTACCCCATAATTTGCTCAATGCCAAGCCTGAAAATGTGGAGCGGGAGTCGGAAATTATTGCCCAGGCCGGACGCAAGGGAGCCGTTACCATTGCCACCAACATGGCCGGTCGGGGAACGGACATTATTCTCGGGGGCAACGCCGACTACATGGCACGGCTGAAAGTTCGGGAGTATTTCATGCCGCGGATTGTGCAACCCGAGGCAGAAGAGGGCTTCTCAGTCCTGAAAGTGCCAGGTATGGGAGGCTCCCAAGGGGGACAGGGCTTTGCCACCGATCAAAAAGTCAAGACCTGGAAGGCCTCACCGCAGATTTTTCCCACAGCGCTGGTTCCGGACACTGAGAAGCTGCTGAAGGCGGCGGTAGATTTTGCTGTGAAGCAGTATGGCGAGCGATCGCTCCCGGAACTGGAAGCGGAGGATCGGGTGGCGGTGGCAGCAGAGAAAGCACCGACGACAGACCCGGTGATTGAAAAACTCAGAGAGGTTTATAAGTGTATCCACCAGGAATATGAAACCTTTACCAGTCAAGAACATAGAGATGTTGTACAGCTGGGGGGACTGCATGTAATTGGAACTGAACGCCATGAGTCCCGTCGCATTGACAACCAACTGCGAGGTCGTTCGGGGCGGCAGGGTGACCCTGGTACCACGAAGTTCTTCCTAAGTTTGCAGGATAACCTGCTGCGAATCTTTGGGGGCGATCGCGTTGCGGGTTTGATGAGTGCCTTCCGCGTCGAAGAGGATATGCCCATTGAGTCAGGTATGCTTACCCGTTCCCTTGAGGGAGCCCAGAAAAAAGTCGAAACTTACTACTACGACATCCGTAAACAGGTGTTTGAGTACGACGAGGTGATGAACAACCAACGTCGTGCTATCTACGCAGAACGGCGGCGCGTATTAGAAGGTCAAGACCTGAAGGAACAGGTGATCAAATATGCCGAGCTAACCATGGATGACATTGTGGAGGCCTATGTAAATCCCGATCTCCCCCCCGAAGAATGGGATCTGGGAAACATGGTAAATAAGGTCAAGGAGTTTGTCTATCTCCTTCAGGATCTGGAACCGGATCAAATGGAAGATTTGAACATGAGTGAGCTTAAAATCTTCCTCCATGAGCAGGTGCGGATTGCCTATGACCTGAAGGAGGCGCAAGTCGATCAAATCCAGGCCGGACTAATGCGGCAGGCAGAACGCTTTTTTATCCTGCAACAGATCGACACCCTCTGGCGGGAACACCTGCAACAAATGGATGCCCTGCGGGATGCCGTGGGTCTGCGAGGTTACGGTCAAAAAGACCCGCTGATTGAGTACAAGAGTGAGGGCTATGAACTGTTCTTGCAGATGATGACGGATATTCGCCGGAATGTCGTCTATTCCCTGTTCCAGTTTGAACCTCAGGTGCAGCAACCCGTCTAG
- the dcd gene encoding dCTP deaminase codes for MLKNDRWIIEQATKGMISPFVPHLVREVEGALTGEFRKIISYGLSSYGYDLRLAPAEFKVFRHIPGTVVNPKRFNPHNLESVPLHTDEDGDYFIIPAHSYGLGVALERLEVPDNISVLCIGKSTYARVGLIANLTPAEAGWRGHLTLEFSNASSADCRIYPGEGVCQLLFFEGEPCQTTYAARSGKYQDQPCEVIVAKV; via the coding sequence ATGCTAAAAAACGATCGCTGGATTATTGAGCAGGCCACAAAAGGCATGATCAGCCCCTTTGTTCCCCACCTCGTCAGGGAAGTGGAAGGAGCACTCACGGGTGAATTCCGCAAGATCATTAGTTATGGACTCTCATCCTACGGATATGATCTACGTCTAGCACCTGCCGAGTTTAAGGTGTTTCGTCATATTCCCGGTACGGTTGTGAATCCCAAACGCTTCAACCCCCATAACTTAGAATCTGTCCCTTTGCATACCGATGAGGATGGCGATTACTTTATTATTCCGGCACACAGCTATGGTCTTGGTGTGGCCTTAGAGCGCCTAGAGGTTCCCGATAATATTTCGGTGCTTTGTATTGGCAAGAGTACCTATGCCAGAGTGGGTCTGATTGCCAATCTTACCCCTGCTGAAGCGGGGTGGCGGGGGCATTTAACCCTGGAGTTTTCCAATGCCTCCAGTGCTGACTGTCGGATTTATCCAGGGGAAGGGGTCTGCCAGCTGTTGTTTTTTGAAGGCGAACCCTGTCAGACCACCTATGCTGCTCGCTCTGGGAAGTACCAGGATCAACCCTGTGAGGTCATTGTTGCCAAAGTGTAA
- a CDS encoding glycosyltransferase family protein, with product MDTQTLSFLLEYSPTPIYQRIIHCYEVTLRELGYGVVTLNPGDYPHLQDYLHAIAHSGVDGCWITNSEARLASYVPEQNRFLYELIDLPLIFIHHDNLFGSFSVYRNEDQRLPAFYRTRQRSCHFCVEAFNLQDLKTLGIRQSYPIRHASEFTYTPPDATERYPLSFVGHVLPEIDPEYFQLPAATQLQADLQKRLSNFATELQSSAIAYAQQSCEQAENVFEWLTAKYYYIFLLNLHSNAFRGALIQRLCAPEIHIFGGDPAALVGLSRDRRLSCPGVRYHPATCDPAVTQQIYANSTINLNITSLQFDQAVNNRILDVAAVGGFVLTDWKSDLEEMTSVHAEISYRTIDELEAKIAYYSAHEAERAEIAQLFHREVSQRYSYQATVIQILSHFLTMHTREPSPYRIDLGCGPFKSAGFIGVDIAAVPGVDVVADLTQAFPFADSSIDEVRAHDVIEHLPDSIHTMNEIWRICKPGATVDIRVPSTEGRGAFQDPTHISFWNLDTFRYYCIEFPEQLAQGQHYGFQGAFQIQTLTQETSPGQVIHVLAKLTAMKP from the coding sequence ATGGACACCCAAACCCTGAGCTTTCTTCTGGAGTATTCTCCGACGCCGATTTACCAACGGATTATTCATTGCTATGAGGTGACACTCCGGGAATTAGGATATGGGGTGGTGACGCTGAATCCCGGCGATTATCCCCACCTTCAGGATTATCTGCACGCCATTGCGCACAGTGGAGTAGACGGTTGCTGGATTACCAATTCAGAGGCAAGGTTAGCCTCCTATGTACCGGAGCAGAATCGGTTTTTGTATGAGCTGATTGATCTGCCTCTCATCTTTATTCACCATGACAATCTTTTCGGCAGCTTTAGTGTCTATCGCAATGAAGATCAACGCCTGCCAGCCTTTTATCGCACCCGACAGCGAAGCTGCCACTTTTGCGTCGAAGCATTTAATCTTCAAGACCTGAAAACCTTAGGGATTCGCCAGAGCTATCCCATCCGTCATGCCTCGGAATTCACCTACACGCCACCGGATGCAACTGAGCGCTATCCCCTGTCCTTTGTGGGACATGTGCTGCCGGAGATTGACCCGGAGTATTTCCAACTCCCCGCAGCAACACAACTCCAAGCGGACTTGCAAAAACGCCTCTCCAACTTCGCTACGGAACTCCAATCCTCTGCGATCGCCTATGCTCAACAATCCTGTGAGCAGGCTGAAAACGTCTTTGAGTGGTTAACTGCCAAGTACTACTACATCTTCTTACTAAATCTCCATTCCAATGCCTTCCGGGGAGCTTTGATCCAACGTCTGTGTGCTCCTGAGATCCATATTTTTGGGGGCGACCCTGCTGCTCTCGTTGGCTTAAGCCGCGATCGCCGCCTCTCCTGCCCTGGGGTACGCTATCATCCAGCAACCTGTGATCCTGCGGTCACACAGCAGATCTATGCCAATTCGACAATTAACCTCAACATCACCTCCCTCCAGTTTGATCAGGCCGTGAATAATCGCATCCTTGATGTTGCAGCAGTGGGTGGTTTTGTGCTCACGGATTGGAAATCGGATCTAGAGGAAATGACATCGGTTCATGCCGAAATTTCCTACCGCACGATTGATGAACTCGAAGCTAAAATTGCCTACTACTCCGCCCATGAGGCAGAACGGGCAGAAATTGCTCAGCTGTTTCATAGGGAAGTCAGTCAGCGCTATTCCTACCAAGCAACGGTGATCCAGATACTCTCCCATTTCTTAACCATGCATACCCGTGAACCTAGCCCCTATCGGATCGATTTAGGATGTGGTCCCTTCAAGTCAGCAGGATTTATCGGGGTGGACATTGCTGCTGTCCCTGGCGTTGATGTTGTCGCGGATTTGACCCAGGCGTTTCCTTTTGCCGACAGCAGCATTGATGAAGTCAGAGCCCATGATGTCATTGAACACTTGCCTGACAGTATTCACACCATGAATGAAATTTGGCGAATTTGTAAGCCGGGGGCTACCGTTGATATTCGAGTTCCCTCAACCGAAGGTCGGGGAGCTTTTCAAGATCCGACCCATATTAGCTTTTGGAATCTCGACACCTTTCGGTATTACTGCATCGAGTTCCCAGAGCAGCTAGCACAGGGGCAACACTACGGCTTTCAGGGCGCATTTCAGATTCAAACCTTAACCCAGGAAACATCACCGGGACAGGTGATTCATGTGCTCGCGAAGCTGACCGCTATGAAGCCTTAA